Proteins from a single region of Brienomyrus brachyistius isolate T26 unplaced genomic scaffold, BBRACH_0.4 scaffold37, whole genome shotgun sequence:
- the LOC125722181 gene encoding G-protein coupled receptor family C group 5 member B-like: MAPSINLFTFLVLSLVGGSSSWDEASPCGSGSILTRPYTALCELDAVWGLVVVVAAAAAALASLILLLVVLCRLRKITEAEERSGVAPLLLLLAAIFGLCGLSLGYIAEQQESLCFARRVLRGVLLAICNTCLVFHGLRLRRLGQGAHSPSTGQLMGLAVALAVLDPEWILLATMSTCQPACEYQPLDFALATTYVLVLLLAALVGAACSLWRQQPRWRCRTAWLLITCLASVLLWVAWITFCLYGNAALGLSPTWDNRVQAVVLLAQAWLLILLHAAPEVHATLRPPSRMREANLEEGLSHV; encoded by the coding sequence atggcTCCCTCTATTAATCTCTTCACCTTCCTCGTCCTGtccctggtggggggcagctcttcatgggacgaagcttcgccttgcggatccggctccatcctgacaaggccctacacggccttgtgtgagctggatgcggtgtggggcttggtggtggtggtggcggcagcggcggcggccctcgcctcgctgatcctgctcctggtggtactgtgtcgcctgcggaagatcacagaggctgaggagcgcagcggggtggcgccgctactcctgctgctcgctgccatatttgggctttgtggcctcagcctgggatacatcgctgagcagcaagagagcctctgcttcgcccggcgtgtcctgaggggggtgttgcttgcTATCTGCAACACATGCCTCGTGTTTCATGGTCTGCGACTGCGCCGGTTGGGACAAGGTGCTCATAGCCCCAGCACAGGTCAACTGATGGGGCTGGCGGTGGCCTTGGCCGTGTTGGATCCGGAGTGGATCCTTCTAGCCACGATGTCCACATGCCAGCCAGCCTGTGAATACCAGCCGCTGGACTTTGCGCTGGCCACCACGTAtgtgctggtcctgctcctggcagcactggtgggggcggcctgcagtctgtggaggcagcagccacggtggaggtgcaggaccgcgtggctgctcatcacctgcctggcctcagtcctgctgtgggtggcctggatcaccttctgcctgtatggcaacgcggcgcttggcctgtccccaacatgggacaaccgggtacaggcagtggtgctgctggcacAGGCATGGCTGCTCATACTGCTGCACGCTGCTCCTGAGGTCCACGCCACCTTACGGCCCCCGTCCCGCATGAGAGAGGCCAATTTAGAGGAGGGCCTCTCTCACGTGTAG